The sequence GGTAATCCGCTTCCAAAGAGAGATTAGCCATGCTTGAAGCCCCATAGATACTGTCTTCTGTAGGAGAGAGGATCACTCCCAGTTCTCTAAATCCATATGCACGGTTTGAGTATGCTCCTCCGCCAAAAAAATACTTCGATTCAGGCAAGCCGTTCTGCGTTGAAACATCCACTATCCCCACCTTTCCTACAGCAGCAAGTGTAAGGTCAGAGAATGTATGGATGATCCTGCCTTCAAATAAGGTCTTCAAATAGACACTGGCTTCCTCATCATAGGAGAGGCCGAATTCAGCGTAAGCAGAGAGGTAATATCCATATTTTGGGTTGAGTTTGGAATCTCTGGCATCGTAAAGAAAATCCACATAAGGATATAAAAGTGGGAAATTACCCTCAGTGACAGCTTGTGATAACTCAGTACCAGGAGCAAGATTTAATTCGGTGATAATAATATCTTCCAATGCAACACCTGCTCTCAATGTTACCCTTCCCTCTTCATGCTCCAGATATGCTCTGACAAATGTTTTCTCTTCTTTGAATCCATCGAACTCCAGGTTTGAGTATCCCAACCTTCCACCCAGATCAGTATTGTAACCAAGGATATCCATAAGTGCCGGCTTAAAATACGTGACCATAACCAATTGCTCTCTTTGTGACAGGGAAGTTTTGAAACTTAAGCGCTGCGCATCTCCTAGAAAGTTGTGTTTGGTGATCTCACCAAGCACACGCATTCCTACATAGGTATCATAGCCTGCACCTGCTTCCAAATGGTAGGGTTTTTCCATCTCTGTAAAGGTGATATCTACTGGTACAACATTGTAGAACTTTCTATCTACATTGATAAGTACACTGTCAAAGGCATCCAGTCCATAGAGTCTATTGGATGTATCCTGTATGCGATCCGTACTGTACCGCTCACCCTCTTTGGCTTTGATGCGTGACCTGATGACATCCTCATCTATGGTCTCCAACCCTGAAGTAGTCAACTTTCCAAACGTACATATGCCGCCTTTGCGTAGTATGTAACGCAGATCAACGGTATGCAGATCCAGGTCTACATAGGCTTTCGTGTCCAGGTCATAACTGCAATACCCCTCTTTGAGTAACTGTGCGATGATCTTACTTTTGATTTCTATAAAGGTTTCAGCTCTAAAGATATCACCCTTTTTCATGGTGACCAGCGAAGAGATATTATAGTCACAGGAGAGATTGATATCTCTCACCCTTACAGGTTCATTTTCACTGATGGTCACAAAGATGGTCGTGTTGGTCTCTTGAATGGTAAAATTGGCATCATAAAACCCTTCTGATTCATAAAAGCTTTTGAGTGAGGGTCTTAAAGAGGGAATCAGTTTATCTTTTATACGAGGGGTATCATCTTTCCAAAATTGGAAAAAACCTGGTGTTGTCACACCCAAGGCATCTTGCAGATCGGATTCCTCGAAATGTTGTTGTCCGGTAAGATGTATCTCATGGGTAGGCAATTTGATCTCATCAGCACCAAGTAAAGTGAACATGCATATCATCATAAAGACTATACATTTATGCAGCATATTTTCTCCTACTGATATACTATATCCAACTTCTCTTTAATCCAATAAATCTTTCACACTCTCCAAAGGATCTTTCCCCTCTTCTATCATGGCATAGACCTCTGCTGCGATAGGAAGATAGATCTCTTTCTCTTTTGCTATTTTATAGATGGCTTTAGCGGTCGGGACACCCTCTGCTACTTCACCCAGCTCTTCAAGAATCTCATCCATACGCTTACCTTTGGCAATGCCAATTCCCACACGGTAGTTGCGCGAGAGAGTAGAACTTGCCGTAAGGAAAAGGTCGCCTGCTCCGCCCAGAGAGAGAAATGTTTCTATTCTTGCACCAAAAGCTTCCCCAAAACGTGTCATTTCCACTAAACCTCTGGAGATCAGTGCTGCCCTAGCGTTATTTCCCAATCCTAAGCCATCACAGACACCACCCGCAATGGCAATAACATTTTTATAGGCACCCGAGATCTCTGCACCTATGACATCATCATCCACATATCCTTTAATGAAATCTGGCAAAGCATCTGCGTAGGTTTGTGCCAGTTTTGCATTTGTAGAACTAATCTTCAGTGCTGTAGGAAGTGACTGTTGTACTTCTGCTGCGAAGGAGGGACCGGAAATGAAGGCCAGTCTGTCCACAGAGACGAACTCGCCATAGACTTCATTCAAAAATGCACCTGTGCTTGTCTCTATCCCTTTGGCAGCAACAAGTATCTTCTGTCCATGATCCACAAAATTCTCTTCCATCCAACCACGAACAAACTGTGCAGGAATCGCTATTACAAGATATTCGCACTTTAACGCTTCACTCATAGGCACAAAATTCTCTATATTCTTTGTATGCCTGGATGAGATCACCACGTCATTCTTCTGACTATAGGCATGATATAGGGCTTGTCCCCATTTTCCTGCACCTATAATTGCTATTTTCATTTCTGTACCCTTTTTACATTATTTTCGATCATTTCTACAAACTGTGAGGCACTTTCATCATACATATCAAAGATCTTGCTCACCCCTGCCAAAAGCAGTTTTCTATTGTCTTCTTTCGTATCAGAGAGTGCCACGATTTCATCCGTAAATCCATTGGACCGAAGCGTAATACTGTAGTAGACATTCAACGCTTCATCATTCATTGCACACACTGCGATCCCATCCTTTATATCCGGCGTTTCACTGCTTTTTTGATCGATGAAGATGACGTTGGTAAAACCGTCATCTTTGGCTGCTTCATAACTCTCATTCCCTATCTCATAGATCGTGACTTCTATCCCCTCTTCTTTAAGCATTTTACAGATATGGTCACTCTTATGGGTATAACCGAAAAAGGAGATACTTTTCTTCTCCTCTTCACTGTGCTTCTTCAAATAATGAAAAGCTCTTGTATCTATCACATCATAAGGTTCAACCAAACCATCTACTTTTGTCGCTTCATACTGTCGCTGTAACTCTACTTGGTTCATACGTGCATAGACGACAGAGTTTGCCTCTATACTTTTTGCATTGAGTATAAAGTAGATATTATTGATATCAGAACTGCTTAACGTCAGCATCGCGACGATATTTCCTCTTTCATACAATGTTTTCACCATCTTTGCACTGGAACCATCTGCATGTATCACTTGATAGCCATCCTGTTGTGCTTTATTCGCTTTGTCTTCATCATCTTCTATGATCACTGGTTCATATATTTTCTGTATTTTGAGTTTCTTTGCGATTGTTGTTCCCAAATGTCCATATCCATTGATAATGACAACATTATGCATCTTATGTACATGATTGATACTGTCCTGGTTACGCAGTTCACTAAATCTTTCAGAAAAAGCAGACACCATCACAGACGTCACAAAAGAGATCATAGCGATACCAAAAACAATACCGAACATAGAGACCACTTTACCCAATTCCGTCACAGGTGCGATATCACCATACCCCACGGTAGAGATGGTCACTAAAGCCCAATATATAGCATCTAGATAAGAATCCAACGCTTGATTGATACCAAATTCAAGCAGATAAAAGATGGAACCAAAAGTAAAAGTAACGCCCAAAAGCATATAGCCCAAAAAAACAAATTCAAAACGTTTTTTAAGCAATGCATTAAAAAGGCTTGATGCCCCATGCATG is a genomic window of Sulfurovum sp. XGS-02 containing:
- a CDS encoding autotransporter assembly complex family protein, producing MFTLLGADEIKLPTHEIHLTGQQHFEESDLQDALGVTTPGFFQFWKDDTPRIKDKLIPSLRPSLKSFYESEGFYDANFTIQETNTTIFVTISENEPVRVRDINLSCDYNISSLVTMKKGDIFRAETFIEIKSKIIAQLLKEGYCSYDLDTKAYVDLDLHTVDLRYILRKGGICTFGKLTTSGLETIDEDVIRSRIKAKEGERYSTDRIQDTSNRLYGLDAFDSVLINVDRKFYNVVPVDITFTEMEKPYHLEAGAGYDTYVGMRVLGEITKHNFLGDAQRLSFKTSLSQREQLVMVTYFKPALMDILGYNTDLGGRLGYSNLEFDGFKEEKTFVRAYLEHEEGRVTLRAGVALEDIIITELNLAPGTELSQAVTEGNFPLLYPYVDFLYDARDSKLNPKYGYYLSAYAEFGLSYDEEASVYLKTLFEGRIIHTFSDLTLAAVGKVGIVDVSTQNGLPESKYFFGGGAYSNRAYGFRELGVILSPTEDSIYGASSMANLSLEADYPVWGDVYGAIFTDNTMLTDESYNFKGEIISAVGVGARYMTPIGPFKLDVGFNVNDFSQYGISFQIGQSF
- a CDS encoding NAD(P)H-dependent glycerol-3-phosphate dehydrogenase, with protein sequence MKIAIIGAGKWGQALYHAYSQKNDVVISSRHTKNIENFVPMSEALKCEYLVIAIPAQFVRGWMEENFVDHGQKILVAAKGIETSTGAFLNEVYGEFVSVDRLAFISGPSFAAEVQQSLPTALKISSTNAKLAQTYADALPDFIKGYVDDDVIGAEISGAYKNVIAIAGGVCDGLGLGNNARAALISRGLVEMTRFGEAFGARIETFLSLGGAGDLFLTASSTLSRNYRVGIGIAKGKRMDEILEELGEVAEGVPTAKAIYKIAKEKEIYLPIAAEVYAMIEEGKDPLESVKDLLD
- a CDS encoding NAD-binding protein; translation: MHDFIVKLSHKIDSSVRYQKIKSFFRSLLEDINYPYKKYFDAFMIMLIVLSIAILILSKTDKIPEWLVEFDLYFVTAIFAVEYLLRLWISHDIHKYLVSSSSDSSSSEKYWVVLRSKLRYMVSLPALIDLIAIFPKFRILRLLKLYHYMHGASSLFNALLKKRFEFVFLGYMLLGVTFTFGSIFYLLEFGINQALDSYLDAIYWALVTISTVGYGDIAPVTELGKVVSMFGIVFGIAMISFVTSVMVSAFSERFSELRNQDSINHVHKMHNVVIINGYGHLGTTIAKKLKIQKIYEPVIIEDDEDKANKAQQDGYQVIHADGSSAKMVKTLYERGNIVAMLTLSSSDINNIYFILNAKSIEANSVVYARMNQVELQRQYEATKVDGLVEPYDVIDTRAFHYLKKHSEEEKKSISFFGYTHKSDHICKMLKEEGIEVTIYEIGNESYEAAKDDGFTNVIFIDQKSSETPDIKDGIAVCAMNDEALNVYYSITLRSNGFTDEIVALSDTKEDNRKLLLAGVSKIFDMYDESASQFVEMIENNVKRVQK